The genomic window TGCGGATATTCGGCGGCGAGCGGATCACCGGGATCATGGAAAAGCTCGGGATGGAGGACGGCGAGCCCATCGAAAACGCCCTGATCACGCGCTCCATCGAAAGCGCCCAGGCCAAGGTCGAGGCCCACAACTTTGAAATCCGTAAACAGCTGCTGGAATACGACGACGTCATGAACCAGCAGCGCGAGGTCATCTACCAGCAGCGCCGGGAGGCCCTGCGCGGCGAGGACCTCCAGGGCGACATCGAGGAGATGATCTACGAGAAGGCCGATGCCATGGCCGAGCTCTTCGCCGACGAGCACAAGCTGCCCGAGGACTGGGACTGGAAGGGGCTGCGTGCTGCGGTCTTCCAGCAGTTCAATTTAAATCTGCCGGAGCTCGACGCCGACACCCTGGACGGCCTGACCGCCGAGGGGCTCTCGGAGCTGATCGCCGAGGAATGCCTGCGGGTCTACCGCGAGAAGGAGGCCGCCATCGGGGAGGCGGACTTCCGGCAGTTGGAGCGGATCGTGATGCTGCAGGTGGTGGACAATCTCTGGAAGGACCACCTGCTCAGCATGGACCACCTCAAGGAGGGGATCGGCCTGCGGGGCTACGCCCAGCAGAACCCGTTGATCGTCTACAAGAAGGAAGGCTTCGAGATGTTCAACGAGATGATCTCGCGGGTCAAGGAGGAAACCCTCGGGCTGCTTTTCCGGGTGCAGATCGCCGAGCCCGAAAGGATCCAGGAAATGCGCAAGCCCAAGCCCCAGGCCACGGTACTTTCCCACGGGGATGCCGCCGCCCCCAAGAAGCCGGTGCAGCGCAAGAGCCAGAAGGTCGGCCGCAACGATCCCTGCCCCTGCGGGAGCGGCAAAAAATATAAAAAATGCTGCGGCCGGTAATCAGGAATTTAAACACTGAATGCCTCTGTTGTTACGTTTTTGAAGATGAAAGCTGTATTTCCATGGATTCATGCAGCCGGCGGTTTATGACCCATCGTCCCGGGCCGAGCATCGCAGCAGCCGGCGGGCCCTGTGGAACTCGCTTACGCTCAGACAGCCACAGGGCCCGCCGGCTGCGAGAAGCGCAGGGCAGCCCGAAGGGCCCCGGGGCGCGGGCGGTTTCTTTTGGTTCGTTTTCTTGTCCGCACAAGAAAATGAACAAGGAAAAAAGGGAATGGTAAATCCCGGTCTTTTCCCGGGATATCCGTCAAAATGCATTTCTGCAAAAACACCCTACCACGGGGTGAAATTCTTTTTGCGGCGCTATAAAAATTAGGAGGGAAAATGCCGTTCGAATGCATCATCTTCGAAAAGGAGGGGGGCATCGCCACCATCAAGCTCAACCGCCCCAAGGTCCTCAACGCCATGAACAAACAGATGTGGGTGGAGATCCAGGCGGCGCTGGCCGACGTCAAGGCCGACCCCCAGACCGGTTCCGTGATCTTCACCGGGGAGGGGCGGGCCTTTTCAACCGGTGCGGACCTCAAGGAGTCCAAGACCCGCAGCCCTGAAGACTACCGCGACTACCTGGTGGCCTTGCAGGAGGCCTCGCGCCAGATCATCCGCTTCGAAAAGCCCACCATTGCCGCCATCAACGGCTACGCCCTGGGCTCGGGCTACGAGCTGGCCCTGGCTTGCGACCTGCGGCTGGCCGCCGAGGACGCCCAGATCGGCTCCCCCGAGGCCC from Desulfobacteraceae bacterium includes these protein-coding regions:
- a CDS encoding enoyl-CoA hydratase/isomerase family protein: MPFECIIFEKEGGIATIKLNRPKVLNAMNKQMWVEIQAALADVKADPQTGSVIFTGEGRAFSTGADLKESKTRSPEDYRDYLVALQEASRQIIRFEKPTIAAINGYALGSGYELALACDLRLAAEDAQIGSPEARVTSSVTGGAMRLVQDLIGPAKARELLFTAEYIDGREAERIGLVNRAVPAEELMAAARQLAAKICTNSSFSMKMIKKGLLMAQDGVSLEALMDFEVEACLACVSTKERQASLAAFAERKK